The Blastocatellia bacterium genome contains the following window.
CTCGCTGTCAGCTTGTGGGGGCGGGCACTCGCGTGGGCGGATGAGGGGATGTGGACGTTCGATAATCCCCCCCTGGCGCAGCTCAAAGAGCGTTATGGATTCACACCGACGCGCGAGTGGCTCGATCACATTCGGCTCTCCAGTGTTCGATTCAGTGACGGCGGATCGGGAGCGTTCGTGAGCCCGGATGGGCTCGTGCTCACGAATCATCATGTCGCCCTCACGCAGCTGCAGAAACTCTCCACGCCGGAGAAGAACTACGCGCGCGATGGCTTCTACGCCCGCACGCGACGAGAGGAGCTGAAGTGCCCGGATCTCGCTCTCGACGTCCTCGTGCACATGGAGGAGGTGACGGCGCGGGTGCGGGCGGCCGTTCGGCCCGGCATGAGCGAACGCGAAGCTTTCGAGGCGCGGCGGGCGGAAATCGCGCGCATCGAGCGGGAGAGTCGCGAAGCCACTGGCCTCCATTCGGAAGTGGTCGCGCTCTACCACGGGGCCGAATATTGGCTCTATCGCTACAAGCGGTACACGGATGTGCGATTGGTCTTCGCGCCGGAGCAGCAGATCGCCTTCTTCGGCGGCGATCCCGACAACTTCACGTATCCGCGCTACTGTCTCGATTTCGCGCTCTTTCGCGTCTACGAGAACGGGCAGCCCCTTCGCTCAACGCATTATTTGCGATGGAACTCGCGAGGAGCGAGCGAGGGGGAATTGGTCTTCGTCTCCGGCCATCCCGGGCGGACGAGTCGCTTGCTGACGGTGGCGCAGTTGGAGACGCTGCGAGACGTCACCTATCCGCGTACGATCAAGACCCTTCGACATCGGTTGCAGGTGTTGCGACAGTATGCCGCGCAAGGCCCGGAGCCAGCACGGCAGGCCGCGGAGCTGATCTTCAGTTTGGAGAACGCCTTGAAGGCTTACATGGGCGAATGGAATGGCCTGCGCGATCCGGCGCTCATGGAGCGGAAACGGCAGCAGGAGCAGGAATTCCGCGCGCGCGTGGCCAGCCGACCCGAATGGCAAGCGGAATACGGAACGGCGTGGGAAGAGATTGCGGAGGCCGAGGCGCGCTATCGCGAACAGGCCGTGCCATGGCTCTACCGTTCCGTGCGTCGCAGCTTCTCCGAATTGGTCGAACACGCGCTGACGCTCGTGCGCTACGTCGTGGAAGTGAAGAAGCCTGACGCCGAGCGGCTCCCGGGATTCCATGATGCGCAGTTGGAGGCGGTGCGCTTTCGATTGCTCTCGCCGGCGCCGATCTTCCCCAAGCTTGAGGAAGTCTTACTGGCGGCGAGCTTGCAGGAATCCCTGGAGGAGCTGGGACCTGACGATCCATTCATTCAGGCTGCTTTGGGTGGACGCTCGCCGGAGATCGTCGCACGAGAGCTGATGCGAGGGACGCGCCTGACGGATCCCGCCGTGCGGCGAGCGCTTCTCGAAGGAGGGGAAGAGGCTGTGGCGGCGTCGTCGGATCCCTTGATTCAATGGGCACGACGCGTGGATCCGATCCTTCGCCAAATGCAACGCTGGTTCGAGGAACAGGTGGCGAGCGTTCGGGAAGCCGCCGCCGCGAAGATCGGTCGAGCGCGCTTCGCCGTCTTCGGCAAGTCGGTCTATCCCGATGCGACGTTCACGCTGCGCCTCTCCTATGGGACGGTTCGTGGCTATCCGATGAACGGCACGCAGGCGCCGCCGAAGACGACCTTCTACGGGCTCTTCGATCGCGCCCATGGCTTCGATCAGAAGCCGCCGTATCATCTCCCTCCTCGAATATGGGCGCGACGCCATCGGCTCGATCTCTCGACGCCGCTCAATTTCGTGAGCACGTGCGACATCACCGGGGGCAACTCCGGCTCTCCGGTGATCAATCGGCAAGGCGAGCTCGTGGGCGTCATCTTCGATGGGAACATCGAGAGCTTGGTCGGGAACTTCGTCTACATCGAGGAGACGAATCGCGCCGTAGCCGTGCATAGCGCTGCGATTATCGAAGCCTTGCGCAAGCTCTACGATGCCGGACCGCTGGCGGACGAATTGGAGGGGAGGACTTCATCGTCGCGTCGCGCTTCGAGAGGGGGTCGAGCACGTTGAGGAAGGTCCCTGGGCGAAAAATTCGATTGCCTCGGCGAGCGAATTCTGCTACCATGCTAGCCGACAAGTTGAACGTCCGACTTCTGGCTCGGGCAGGGATGAGAAGCTATGCGATGTCCAAAATGTGGCTTTGTTCAATCGGCGGCTCAGGCGACATGTCGGTACTGCGGGACGAAGCTCTCTCCAACGACAGCTCCTTCGGCACAGGCGCACGAGCGAGCGGACGATCGAGCACGCGCGCATACTGCGAGTTCAGTGGTGATCCCTTTTCCGGGAGCGCGGGCACGCGACGTCGCTTCCAACCGGCCTGTGCCAGACTCCTCGGACGACTCTTCAGCGGAAGAGCGCTCGGGTCCTCCGGAGTGGCGAGAGCAGCTTCGAGAACGCGTGCGAGCCATTCGCGAGCGGCGCGGGAGCGAGGGAGAATCCGCGCGCAAGGTCGCGGAGCCATCGCCACCTGCGAACCCGGAGAAAGAGCGACGTAACGCCATTGCGGAGACCGTGGCGGCGCGTGCGCGACGCCATGATGAACTGGCGCCGGCTCCGAGAAGGGGAGGAGAGGTCGTGAACCCTTCGCCTCACCCAGAGGTTGAGGTGCAACCGCGCGCTCCGCGTGAACGAGAGTCCGCGCGAGAAGCGACACCGCTCTTCCCCTCGGACGAGGAGCTTTTGCTGGAAGAAGGCAGGGATCTGGCATCCGAGAGGGAAATGGGGCCAGAGGTCTCCCTTCGCCCGCGAAGCAGGGAACCGCAGGAGATCATTCGCGAGGAGCCGCAAATCGCTCCGGCTTCGCTCGGACGGCGCATAGGCGCGGCACTCCTCGATCTGGGAGTGATCCTCTTCAGCGCCATTCCCTTTGTCGCCAGCGTTGAGTTGATCTTCGGCGATTTCTCCCATCGCTTCGTGCGCTTCGCGCTCGTGGGCATCGTGATCGGGATTGGCGTCCTCTACGAGACGATTATGCTGAGCGTGGCTGGTCGCACGGTGGGGATGGCCATCGCCGGACTCCTCGCTCTGAATAAGCGAACGATGGACGTGCCATCGGTCGGACAGGCCCTGCGCCATGTCCTTGGATCCGTGTTGGGAGCGATCCCCCTCTTCTTCGGATTCTTCTGGGCGCTCTTCAATCGCGAGCGTCGTACGTTCGCTGACCTCTTCTCGGGGATCGTCGTGAAGCGAGTCGCCGAGTCCGTGTACGAGAGCCAGGAAGTGCACGCGCCTTGGCTCTATCGTCCCTCGCGGCGCTGAAGCTGGAGATGGACCCGCGAGCATCGGCGGCGACGCGTGCCGGAGACGGGTTCGGCGTCGGTCTGCCTGAGGTCGGAGACTTCGCGGATCCCCCGGCTTTATGCTAAAACAAAAGGCGTGGACGGATTCGCACTGTCTCATCTCGTCGAGGAACTCGCGGAGACGATTCTCGGCGCGCGCGTGGAGAAAATTCAATTGGGGGACCCATGGACGCTTCTTCTGAAACTCTATCGGCCGTCTCAGCGTCCGTCGAACCTTTGGCTGTTGCTCTCGGTCGAACCGCGTTGGCCGCGCGTATATCTGGTTGAGCGTCCGGTTCGAGAAGAGGTCGAGCCGACGCCTTTTCTGCTGCTGGCGCGGAAGTATCTCCGCGGCGCCCGCGTGGGCGAGATCGCGCAGGTGCGACGCGATCGCATCGTGCGATTCCTCTTTCGCGGATCGGCGCGTGTCTCCGAAGCGGGGGATGAAGGGGAGGAAGAGAATGAACTGATGCCCGAGGAAGGGGAAGACGCGCCCACGCTTGACGTCGTCCTCGTGGCGGAACTCTTCGGACGTACGCCGAATCTCTTCCTCCTCGATGCCTCCGGATGCATTCGCGAGCGGTTCCTCGCCTCTGATGACGAGCGCTGTGCACCCGGCGCGCTGTATCTTCCGCCGGCGGCGCCGGAGAAGCGCGATCCTCTGGCGCTCAGTCGAGAGGAATTTCAACAGCTCCTCGCACGAGGTCCGTCGCTCGCCGAGAGCATCGTGGGGACGATC
Protein-coding sequences here:
- a CDS encoding S46 family peptidase, with protein sequence MMMVWRRSSTFHRMLLFILAVSLWGRALAWADEGMWTFDNPPLAQLKERYGFTPTREWLDHIRLSSVRFSDGGSGAFVSPDGLVLTNHHVALTQLQKLSTPEKNYARDGFYARTRREELKCPDLALDVLVHMEEVTARVRAAVRPGMSEREAFEARRAEIARIERESREATGLHSEVVALYHGAEYWLYRYKRYTDVRLVFAPEQQIAFFGGDPDNFTYPRYCLDFALFRVYENGQPLRSTHYLRWNSRGASEGELVFVSGHPGRTSRLLTVAQLETLRDVTYPRTIKTLRHRLQVLRQYAAQGPEPARQAAELIFSLENALKAYMGEWNGLRDPALMERKRQQEQEFRARVASRPEWQAEYGTAWEEIAEAEARYREQAVPWLYRSVRRSFSELVEHALTLVRYVVEVKKPDAERLPGFHDAQLEAVRFRLLSPAPIFPKLEEVLLAASLQESLEELGPDDPFIQAALGGRSPEIVARELMRGTRLTDPAVRRALLEGGEEAVAASSDPLIQWARRVDPILRQMQRWFEEQVASVREAAAAKIGRARFAVFGKSVYPDATFTLRLSYGTVRGYPMNGTQAPPKTTFYGLFDRAHGFDQKPPYHLPPRIWARRHRLDLSTPLNFVSTCDITGGNSGSPVINRQGELVGVIFDGNIESLVGNFVYIEETNRAVAVHSAAIIEALRKLYDAGPLADELEGRTSSSRRASRGGRAR
- a CDS encoding RDD family protein, whose amino-acid sequence is MRCPKCGFVQSAAQATCRYCGTKLSPTTAPSAQAHERADDRARAHTASSVVIPFPGARARDVASNRPVPDSSDDSSAEERSGPPEWREQLRERVRAIRERRGSEGESARKVAEPSPPANPEKERRNAIAETVAARARRHDELAPAPRRGGEVVNPSPHPEVEVQPRAPRERESAREATPLFPSDEELLLEEGRDLASEREMGPEVSLRPRSREPQEIIREEPQIAPASLGRRIGAALLDLGVILFSAIPFVASVELIFGDFSHRFVRFALVGIVIGIGVLYETIMLSVAGRTVGMAIAGLLALNKRTMDVPSVGQALRHVLGSVLGAIPLFFGFFWALFNRERRTFADLFSGIVVKRVAESVYESQEVHAPWLYRPSRR